In the genome of Paracoccus tegillarcae, one region contains:
- a CDS encoding cold-shock protein — MAKGTVKWFNATKGFGFIAPEGGKRDVFVHISAVERAGIQELNDGQAVTFDIEAGRDGRESATNLALA; from the coding sequence ATGGCTAAAGGCACCGTGAAATGGTTCAACGCAACCAAAGGCTTCGGCTTTATCGCCCCTGAGGGCGGCAAGCGCGACGTGTTCGTGCACATCTCGGCCGTTGAGCGCGCCGGTATCCAGGAACTGAATGACGGTCAGGCCGTCACCTTCGACATCGAAGCTGGTCGCGACGGTCGCGAATCGGCAACGAACCTGGCACTGGCATAA
- a CDS encoding EcsC family protein, whose amino-acid sequence MTALQQHVLPPINDPSVHTEIDRLARRYLDAGGLGLDILNTVGTSAEHLIERLPGFVRGRLDRLTRNALMRAFDAAEGSRKVVRDRGEWFNRLVSTASGAAGGVAGLPGAIIELPFTITMFLRAMLEIAEEHGLDPQSEEVRAECLRIFAAGGPMAQDDGADLALLAARLSITGQTVQTLITRVAPRFAVVLGQKLAAQATPIFGAVAGASINYTFARYYQELARVHFGLARLSRETGIPKEALIEALRMSIERIQKPRRARRS is encoded by the coding sequence ATGACGGCATTGCAGCAACATGTTCTGCCCCCCATAAACGACCCCTCGGTTCATACCGAGATCGACCGTCTGGCACGCCGCTATCTTGATGCCGGCGGGCTGGGGCTGGATATTCTGAACACCGTCGGCACCAGTGCCGAGCATCTGATCGAGCGCCTGCCCGGTTTCGTGCGCGGGCGTCTGGACCGGCTCACCCGCAATGCGCTGATGCGCGCGTTCGACGCCGCCGAGGGCTCTCGCAAGGTGGTGCGCGACCGGGGCGAATGGTTCAATCGTCTGGTCAGCACCGCGTCGGGCGCGGCAGGCGGCGTGGCTGGTCTGCCGGGTGCGATCATCGAATTACCCTTTACCATCACCATGTTCCTGCGCGCGATGCTGGAAATTGCCGAAGAACACGGTCTGGACCCGCAATCCGAAGAGGTTCGGGCAGAATGCCTGCGCATCTTTGCCGCCGGCGGCCCGATGGCCCAGGATGACGGCGCGGATCTGGCCTTGCTGGCTGCGCGGCTGTCGATCACCGGGCAGACGGTGCAAACCCTGATCACCCGTGTCGCGCCGCGCTTTGCCGTGGTTCTGGGCCAGAAGCTGGCAGCACAGGCCACGCCGATCTTTGGCGCCGTGGCCGGGGCGTCGATCAACTATACCTTTGCGCGCTATTATCAGGAACTGGCGCGCGTGCATTTCGGCCTGGCGCGCCTGTCGCGAGAGACCGGCATTCCGAAAGAGGCCCTGATCGAGGCGTTGCGCATGTCGATCGAGCGGATACAGAAACCCCGCCGCGCCCGCCGCAGCTAG
- a CDS encoding ATP-dependent DNA helicase: MTALPTLSPDQAEAWDAVAETFALAGVDLTAEELMPPQPGKGRVMAVVGKAGSGKTMLLAQITAALREAGVELVSGDYEGKRRKDRRTVAILAPTNKAAFVLRMRGVPATTIHRILYTPVYDPEYEKIAEWLAGNGTRPTVEGLTDTALDRAKAFYDQHASIPGALAAAGLRGSDFIKGWKRREDGLDIGLIDESSMLDERQFEDLREIFPTLVLFGDPAQLAPVGQSGAMVFDRLASSQKLILNRIHRQADDSPILDLAHALSDDTLDFAGFERMIREAAASDPRVVWAERVESDLMARSPVLVWRNATRIRLIHAFRLGFGAPGDALLPGEPLICDGLELPLKHRKKRIDLEARGLIKGAQVVYLGPGKKPGFARLHVIGAEEPRLSAASIIKIEMPDIEEPFIPSAAHMGAAFLHGAAVTIHKAQGSQWPDVQVFGPDISAAAWSNRTEAGIPLWKRLAYVAITRAQERLLWVTRARLARPTQPLGIADLQQPSAALELQPTEEADPG, translated from the coding sequence ATGACCGCCCTTCCCACTCTTTCCCCCGACCAGGCCGAAGCCTGGGATGCCGTGGCCGAAACCTTTGCCCTGGCAGGCGTGGACCTGACCGCCGAAGAATTGATGCCGCCCCAGCCCGGCAAGGGCCGTGTGATGGCGGTGGTCGGCAAGGCGGGCTCGGGCAAGACCATGCTGCTGGCCCAGATCACGGCGGCCCTGCGCGAGGCCGGGGTCGAACTGGTCAGCGGCGATTACGAGGGGAAACGGCGCAAGGATCGCCGCACCGTCGCCATTCTGGCACCGACGAACAAGGCGGCCTTTGTGCTGCGGATGCGCGGTGTGCCGGCGACCACGATCCACCGGATCCTCTATACGCCGGTCTATGACCCCGAATATGAGAAGATTGCCGAATGGCTGGCCGGCAATGGCACACGCCCCACGGTTGAGGGCCTGACGGACACCGCGCTGGATCGCGCCAAGGCCTTTTATGACCAACATGCCAGCATTCCCGGCGCGCTGGCAGCGGCGGGCCTGCGCGGGTCCGACTTTATCAAGGGCTGGAAACGCCGCGAGGATGGTCTGGATATCGGGTTGATCGACGAAAGCTCAATGCTGGACGAACGCCAGTTTGAGGATCTGCGCGAGATATTTCCGACGCTGGTGCTGTTTGGCGATCCGGCCCAGCTGGCCCCTGTGGGGCAGTCCGGGGCAATGGTCTTTGACCGGCTGGCCAGCTCGCAAAAGCTGATCCTGAACCGCATCCACCGGCAGGCCGATGACAGCCCCATCCTTGATCTCGCCCATGCGTTATCCGACGACACCCTCGATTTTGCTGGGTTCGAACGCATGATCCGCGAGGCCGCCGCCTCGGACCCGCGCGTGGTCTGGGCCGAGCGCGTGGAAAGCGACCTGATGGCGCGCAGCCCGGTGCTGGTCTGGCGCAATGCCACCCGGATCCGGTTGATCCACGCCTTTCGGCTGGGTTTCGGCGCACCGGGCGATGCGCTGCTGCCGGGCGAGCCGTTGATCTGCGACGGGCTGGAACTGCCGCTGAAGCATCGCAAGAAGCGCATCGACCTTGAGGCGCGCGGACTGATCAAGGGCGCGCAGGTGGTCTATCTGGGACCGGGCAAAAAGCCCGGCTTTGCCCGCCTGCATGTGATCGGCGCCGAAGAGCCCCGCCTGTCCGCGGCCAGCATCATCAAGATCGAGATGCCGGATATCGAAGAACCCTTTATCCCTTCGGCTGCACATATGGGCGCGGCATTCCTGCATGGGGCTGCGGTCACGATCCACAAGGCGCAGGGCAGTCAGTGGCCCGATGTGCAGGTTTTTGGCCCCGATATCAGCGCTGCCGCATGGTCCAACCGGACCGAGGCGGGCATTCCCCTGTGGAAACGCCTGGCCTATGTCGCCATCACCCGCGCGCAAGAGCGACTGCTCTGGGTCACCCGCGCACGTCTGGCCAGACCGACCCAGCCATTGGGGATCGCGGATCTGCAGCAGCCGAGCGCCGCGCTGGAACTGCAGCCTACCGAAGAGGCCGATCCCGGCTAG
- a CDS encoding ABZJ_00895 family protein, with protein MADDVQPHADMGRLVLIYIATLIFSAAVLWGLAWAFETYAGVQYPFVLLLFMMPMVAGMQAGTEFFKQTARAASWRTALNFGLLTTLILLLGVIALWQGGGLDALFQMVDPVAFEQGDVWPVLSSLLIFAAAFGMFCNSLMFWSAARGGVKRQERKNASEQKAAAKANAKAR; from the coding sequence ATGGCCGACGACGTTCAACCGCATGCAGATATGGGGCGGCTGGTCCTCATCTATATCGCCACGCTGATTTTTTCCGCCGCTGTCTTGTGGGGCCTCGCTTGGGCGTTCGAGACCTATGCCGGCGTGCAGTATCCCTTTGTGCTGCTGCTGTTCATGATGCCGATGGTCGCAGGAATGCAGGCCGGCACCGAATTCTTCAAACAGACGGCTCGTGCGGCAAGCTGGCGCACGGCGCTGAACTTTGGGCTGTTGACCACGCTGATCCTGCTTCTGGGCGTTATCGCGCTGTGGCAGGGCGGCGGGCTGGATGCGCTGTTCCAGATGGTCGATCCGGTGGCCTTTGAGCAGGGCGATGTCTGGCCGGTTCTGTCGAGCCTGTTGATCTTTGCAGCGGCGTTCGGGATGTTCTGCAATTCGCTGATGTTCTGGTCAGCGGCGCGCGGTGGCGTCAAACGGCAAGAACGCAAGAACGCCAGCGAACAAAAGGCTGCGGCCAAGGCCAACGCGAAAGCTCGCTGA
- a CDS encoding adenine phosphoribosyltransferase produces MTRTVKDYIRTIADFPHEGIMFRDVTTLFADARGFRMAIDQLLHPYAGEPIDRVVGLEARGFILGGAVAHQLSTGFVPIRKKGKLPGPVISEAYALEYGEAVMEIHDDALRAGERVLIVDDLLATGGTAEAGIKLCHRLGATVIGCAFVIDLPELGGRKRLEAMGMEVHALCAFDGA; encoded by the coding sequence ATGACCCGCACCGTCAAGGACTATATCCGGACCATCGCCGACTTCCCGCATGAAGGGATCATGTTTCGCGATGTTACCACGCTGTTTGCGGATGCGCGCGGCTTTCGCATGGCCATCGACCAGTTGCTGCACCCTTATGCCGGGGAACCGATCGACAGGGTTGTGGGCCTCGAGGCACGCGGTTTCATCCTTGGCGGCGCGGTGGCGCATCAGCTTTCAACGGGCTTCGTGCCGATCCGCAAAAAGGGCAAACTGCCCGGCCCGGTGATTTCCGAAGCCTATGCGCTGGAATATGGCGAGGCGGTGATGGAGATCCACGATGACGCGCTGCGCGCCGGCGAACGCGTGCTGATCGTGGATGATCTGCTGGCCACAGGCGGCACTGCCGAGGCCGGGATCAAGCTGTGTCACAGGCTGGGTGCCACGGTGATCGGCTGCGCTTTTGTCATCGACCTGCCCGAACTGGGTGGCCGCAAGCGGCTAGAGGCAATGGGCATGGAAGTGCACGCGCTTTGCGCCTTTGACGGGGCGTGA
- a CDS encoding GNAT family N-acetyltransferase, with protein MYQISPETDADYHEVEALYDLCFAPGRTALSSYRLRDGVPPIADLCLTLRDGHQILLAAIRYWPARIGERKVLLLGPIAVHPTAQGEGLGAILMRDSLIRATERGWSRVLLVGDAPYYARFGFSRLSDVEMPPPTNPDRVLGLELRPGAWVDIRGTVTRENSGKDKAALAE; from the coding sequence ATGTATCAGATCAGCCCCGAAACCGATGCCGATTATCACGAGGTCGAGGCGCTGTATGACCTGTGCTTCGCACCCGGTCGGACGGCGCTGTCATCTTACCGCCTGCGCGACGGCGTGCCGCCCATTGCCGATCTCTGCCTGACGTTGCGCGATGGCCACCAGATCCTGCTGGCCGCGATCCGCTATTGGCCCGCCCGCATCGGCGAACGCAAGGTGCTGCTGCTGGGCCCCATCGCCGTGCACCCAACCGCGCAGGGCGAAGGGCTGGGCGCGATCCTGATGCGCGACAGCCTGATCCGCGCGACCGAGCGCGGCTGGTCGCGGGTTCTGCTGGTGGGCGATGCGCCCTATTACGCGCGCTTTGGCTTTTCGCGGCTGAGCGATGTCGAAATGCCGCCGCCGACCAACCCTGATCGGGTGCTTGGGCTGGAACTTAGGCCGGGCGCGTGGGTTGATATCAGGGGAACGGTCACCCGCGAGAACAGCGGCAAGGACAAGGCTGCACTGGCGGAATAG
- a CDS encoding M16 family metallopeptidase, giving the protein MPGLHSAALGVWVSAGGRDERAEQNGIAHFLEHMAFKGTARRSAVEIAEAIEDVGGFINAYTSRDVTAYYVRVLQADVGLAFDVISDIVLNPVFDAREIEIERGVILQEIGQALDTPDDVIFDWLQEAAYPDQAIGRTILGPAERVSGFSRSDLSGFVSEHYAPDRMIVSAAGAVDHDSIVRMAETAFGHLAPRQSVSRDPARWQGAEARHLKSLEQAHFALALEGPGYRSDDFYAAQIFANALGGGMSSRLFQKIREERGLCYTIFAQSGFHDDTGMLTVYAGTGAEDIVDLANLTVDEIRRAADGLSAPEIARAKAQLRAGLLMGLESPSNQTERLARTLAIWGRVPDAAEVADRIAAVTATQIRDHAERLLLDARPALALYGPVATAPAREALAERLAA; this is encoded by the coding sequence ATGCCGGGGCTGCATTCGGCCGCGCTTGGGGTCTGGGTCAGCGCCGGTGGGCGCGATGAGCGGGCGGAGCAGAACGGTATTGCGCATTTTCTCGAGCACATGGCTTTCAAGGGCACGGCGCGGCGCAGTGCGGTTGAGATCGCCGAGGCGATCGAGGATGTGGGCGGTTTCATCAATGCCTATACCTCGCGCGACGTGACCGCCTATTACGTCCGGGTGCTGCAAGCCGATGTCGGGCTGGCCTTTGACGTGATCTCTGACATCGTGCTGAACCCGGTTTTCGACGCACGCGAGATCGAGATCGAGCGCGGCGTGATCCTGCAGGAAATCGGGCAGGCGCTGGATACGCCCGATGATGTGATTTTCGACTGGCTGCAAGAGGCGGCCTATCCCGATCAGGCCATCGGTCGCACCATCCTGGGCCCGGCGGAACGTGTCAGCGGCTTTTCCCGCAGCGATCTGTCAGGCTTTGTCAGCGAACATTACGCGCCGGATCGCATGATCGTGTCCGCCGCCGGTGCGGTCGATCATGACAGCATCGTGCGCATGGCCGAGACTGCCTTTGGCCATCTGGCCCCGCGCCAATCCGTGTCGCGCGATCCGGCCCGCTGGCAGGGCGCCGAGGCACGGCACCTGAAATCGCTGGAACAGGCGCATTTCGCGCTGGCGCTGGAAGGGCCGGGCTATCGCTCAGATGATTTCTATGCGGCGCAGATCTTTGCCAATGCACTTGGCGGTGGCATGTCTTCGCGGCTGTTTCAGAAGATCCGCGAGGAACGCGGGCTTTGCTATACGATCTTTGCGCAATCGGGCTTTCACGATGATACCGGAATGCTGACCGTCTATGCCGGCACCGGCGCCGAGGATATCGTCGATCTGGCGAACCTGACGGTGGACGAGATCCGCCGTGCCGCCGATGGCCTGTCCGCGCCCGAGATCGCCCGCGCCAAGGCACAGCTGCGCGCCGGGTTGCTGATGGGGTTGGAAAGCCCCTCGAACCAGACCGAGCGGTTGGCCCGGACGCTGGCCATCTGGGGGCGCGTACCTGATGCCGCCGAGGTCGCGGACCGCATCGCTGCGGTCACAGCCACGCAGATCCGCGATCACGCCGAGCGGTTGCTGCTCGATGCGCGGCCTGCGCTGGCGCTGTATGGTCCGGTCGCGACCGCGCCTGCGCGCGAGGCCTTGGCCGAAAGGCTTGCCGCCTGA
- a CDS encoding flavin reductase family protein, translating to MFYQPEAGHGLPHNPFNAIVAPRPIGWISTRGPQGDNIAPYSFFNAVAYTPPQVMFASTGVKPDRTGTKDSVAQITETGVFCVNIASADMQDVMNATSAPLPAGDSEFEATGLEATECKTIDCLRVANAVATLECRMGRIVQLAGEANYAVFGVVSGVHIRDDCLVDGRFDPRAAGGWLARLGYMDYCSVTELFELKRPK from the coding sequence ATGTTCTACCAGCCAGAGGCCGGCCATGGCCTGCCGCATAACCCGTTCAACGCCATCGTCGCGCCCCGGCCCATCGGCTGGATCTCGACGCGGGGGCCACAAGGCGACAATATTGCCCCCTATTCATTCTTCAACGCCGTCGCCTATACCCCGCCGCAGGTCATGTTCGCCTCGACCGGGGTCAAGCCCGACCGGACCGGCACCAAGGACAGCGTCGCCCAGATCACCGAAACGGGGGTGTTCTGCGTCAATATCGCCAGCGCCGACATGCAGGATGTCATGAACGCGACCTCGGCCCCCCTGCCCGCCGGCGACAGCGAATTCGAGGCCACGGGGCTGGAGGCCACGGAATGCAAGACCATCGATTGCCTGCGCGTGGCCAATGCCGTGGCCACGCTGGAATGCCGGATGGGCCGGATCGTGCAGTTGGCGGGCGAGGCAAACTACGCCGTCTTTGGTGTGGTCAGCGGCGTCCATATCCGCGACGATTGTCTGGTTGATGGCCGTTTTGATCCACGCGCCGCAGGTGGCTGGCTGGCTCGGCTTGGCTATATGGATTATTGCAGCGTGACCGAACTCTTTGAATTGAAGCGCCCGAAATGA
- a CDS encoding GNAT family N-acetyltransferase: protein MFLRRRPVRLESERIILRLPAHGDFNSWTSLRARSRDFLTPWEPVWAEDHLTRKSFTNRVYWAQRTSRSDAALPLFILSRDGALLGAITLNHIRRGPAQMGVIGYWIGQQHARRGYMREAIDMVVHHAFTTLELSRVEAACLPENTASRGVLEKCGFKYEGVAQSYLQINGRWRNHVLYANLRSDRRGRTEVR from the coding sequence ATGTTTCTGCGCCGCCGTCCGGTCCGATTGGAATCCGAACGGATCATCCTGCGCCTGCCGGCGCATGGTGATTTCAATTCCTGGACCTCTCTGCGCGCCCGCAGCCGCGACTTTCTCACCCCGTGGGAGCCGGTCTGGGCCGAGGATCACCTGACCCGGAAAAGCTTTACCAACCGGGTTTACTGGGCGCAGCGCACCAGTCGCAGCGATGCGGCGCTGCCTCTGTTCATCCTCAGCCGTGATGGTGCCTTGCTTGGGGCGATCACGCTGAACCATATCCGCCGCGGCCCCGCTCAGATGGGCGTCATCGGCTATTGGATCGGTCAGCAACACGCGCGCCGGGGCTATATGCGCGAAGCCATCGACATGGTCGTGCATCACGCCTTTACCACGCTGGAACTCAGCCGCGTCGAGGCCGCCTGCCTGCCCGAAAACACCGCCTCGCGCGGGGTGCTGGAAAAATGCGGCTTCAAATACGAGGGCGTCGCGCAAAGCTATCTGCAGATCAACGGGCGTTGGCGCAATCATGTCCTCTATGCCAATTTGCGCAGCGATCGGCGCGGGCGGACCGAGGTACGATAG
- a CDS encoding SURF1 family protein, translated as MRRIIAPLLIGVIGCAILISLGVWQLKRLDWKQGMLDEIQAQIDAPAMALPATVDPSMKYAPVTVSGTTTGEEIDVLSGTKEQGGGYQIVSSFVTDDGRRIMLDRGFVPQEARHIARPPTRLEVSGNLHWPDEKGSSTPDPNLSENIWFARDVPAMAAQLNTQPILVVASFVRGDAQGVEPIPVAIEGIPNNHLSYAAQWFMIAAVWAGMTVGLIWRIRQRKY; from the coding sequence ATGCGCCGCATTATCGCCCCCCTTCTGATCGGTGTGATCGGTTGTGCCATCCTGATCAGCCTTGGCGTCTGGCAGCTCAAGCGGCTGGACTGGAAACAGGGCATGCTGGACGAAATTCAGGCTCAGATCGATGCGCCCGCCATGGCCTTGCCCGCGACCGTCGATCCGTCGATGAAATACGCCCCTGTCACCGTCAGCGGCACCACGACGGGCGAGGAGATCGACGTATTGTCGGGCACCAAGGAGCAGGGCGGCGGCTATCAGATCGTTTCGAGCTTTGTCACCGATGATGGCCGCCGGATCATGCTGGATCGGGGTTTTGTTCCGCAAGAGGCGCGCCATATCGCCCGCCCGCCCACGCGGCTGGAGGTCAGCGGCAATCTGCACTGGCCGGATGAAAAGGGCAGCTCGACCCCTGATCCGAACCTGTCCGAGAATATCTGGTTCGCCCGCGACGTGCCCGCAATGGCCGCGCAACTGAACACGCAGCCGATCCTTGTCGTGGCCAGCTTTGTTCGGGGGGATGCGCAGGGGGTCGAACCGATCCCCGTGGCAATCGAGGGTATTCCCAACAATCACCTGTCATATGCCGCGCAATGGTTCATGATCGCGGCTGTCTGGGCAGGGATGACAGTCGGTCTGATCTGGCGTATCAGGCAGCGGAAATACTAA
- the ccrA gene encoding crotonyl-CoA carboxylase/reductase translates to MALDAPTPIATYDAPEKDLYEIGEMPPLGHVPKQMHAWAIRRERHGEPEQAMQLEVVDVPVLDSNEVLVLVMAAGVNYNGIWAGLGQPISPFDGHGADYHIAGSDASGIVWAVGDKVKRWKVGDEVVIHCNQDDGDDEHCNGGDPMFSPTQRIWGYETPDGSFAQFTNVQAQQLMPRPRHLTWEESACYTLTLATAYRMLFGHEPHELKPGMNVLVWGASGGLGSYAIQLINAAGGNAIGVISEEDKREFVMGLGAKGVINRKDFKCWGQLPTVNTPEYKEWFTEARKFGKAIWDITGKGNNVDIVFEHPGEATFPVSTLICKKGGMIVICAGTTGFNCTFDVRYLWMHQKRVQGSHFAHLKQASAANQLMLERRLDPCMSEVFPWAEIPQAHTKMYKNQHKPGNMAVLVQAPVTGLRTFEDALEAGKRG, encoded by the coding sequence ATGGCTCTGGACGCCCCCACCCCGATTGCAACTTATGATGCGCCGGAAAAAGACCTTTACGAAATCGGTGAGATGCCGCCCCTGGGCCATGTCCCCAAGCAAATGCACGCTTGGGCGATCCGCCGCGAGCGTCACGGCGAGCCGGAACAGGCGATGCAGCTCGAGGTCGTTGACGTGCCGGTCCTCGACAGCAACGAGGTGCTGGTTCTGGTGATGGCGGCAGGCGTCAACTATAACGGCATCTGGGCCGGTCTGGGCCAGCCGATCAGCCCGTTTGATGGCCACGGCGCCGACTATCACATCGCCGGTTCCGACGCCTCGGGCATCGTCTGGGCTGTGGGCGACAAGGTCAAACGCTGGAAGGTCGGTGATGAGGTCGTCATTCATTGCAACCAGGATGACGGCGACGACGAGCATTGCAATGGCGGCGACCCGATGTTCTCGCCCACGCAGCGTATCTGGGGCTATGAGACCCCCGACGGCAGCTTTGCGCAGTTCACCAACGTGCAGGCCCAGCAGTTGATGCCGCGCCCGCGCCACCTGACCTGGGAAGAATCGGCCTGCTATACGCTGACCCTGGCCACCGCCTATCGGATGCTGTTCGGCCACGAGCCGCACGAGTTGAAACCCGGCATGAACGTGCTGGTCTGGGGCGCGTCGGGCGGACTGGGGTCCTATGCGATCCAGTTGATCAACGCGGCGGGCGGCAACGCCATCGGCGTCATCAGCGAAGAGGACAAGCGCGAGTTTGTCATGGGACTGGGCGCCAAGGGCGTCATCAACCGCAAGGATTTCAAATGCTGGGGTCAACTGCCCACGGTGAACACGCCCGAATACAAGGAATGGTTCACCGAGGCGCGCAAGTTCGGCAAGGCCATCTGGGACATCACCGGCAAGGGCAACAATGTCGACATCGTCTTTGAACATCCGGGCGAGGCGACTTTTCCGGTCTCGACCCTGATCTGCAAAAAGGGCGGCATGATCGTCATTTGCGCCGGCACCACCGGGTTCAACTGCACCTTTGACGTCCGCTACCTGTGGATGCATCAAAAGCGCGTGCAGGGCAGCCATTTCGCGCATCTGAAACAGGCCAGCGCAGCCAATCAACTGATGCTGGAACGCCGCCTTGACCCGTGCATGTCCGAGGTGTTCCCCTGGGCCGAGATCCCGCAGGCGCATACCAAGATGTACAAGAACCAGCACAAGCCGGGAAACATGGCCGTTCTGGTGCAGGCACCCGTCACCGGCCTGCGCACCTTTGAGGACGCGCTGGAGGCTGGCAAACGCGGATAA
- the thrC gene encoding threonine synthase — MRYVSTRGEAPVLNFEQAMLTGLARDGGLYLPETVPALSDIGALEGLPYEVAAFRVLKPFTGDSFSDEELQGAIARAYQGFRHVARAPLTQLAPGHHLLELFHGPTLAFKDFAMQLIGQLFQIALARSGQRITIVGATSGDTGSAAIEAFRGLSNVDVFILFPHGRVSEVQRRQMTTPDDANVHALAMDGHFDDCQARLKDLFNDHAFRDQVGLAGVNSINWGRVLAQIVYYVTSAVSLGAPYREVDFTVPTGNFGDIFAGSIARAMGVPIRRLVVATNQNDILHRALTTGEYRMGEVHPSISPSMDIQVSSNFERALFMAYGGDAGAIRQLMDELKAGGFSISQGALQALQDQYASGRVSEDETTAMIRTIREETGQIICPHTAVGVQVARDHLEPGVPMITLATAHPAKFPDAVEAAIGIRPDLPPHMADIFDLPERVTRVENDNDALKSLILERRIA, encoded by the coding sequence ATGCGTTACGTCTCGACGCGGGGTGAGGCCCCGGTGCTGAACTTCGAACAGGCCATGCTGACGGGCCTGGCCCGCGATGGTGGGCTGTATCTGCCCGAGACGGTGCCGGCCCTGTCAGATATTGGCGCGCTGGAGGGGCTGCCCTACGAAGTGGCAGCCTTTCGCGTGCTGAAACCCTTTACCGGCGACAGCTTTTCCGACGAGGAATTGCAGGGCGCGATCGCCCGTGCCTATCAGGGCTTTCGTCACGTCGCGCGCGCGCCGCTGACGCAATTGGCCCCCGGCCATCACCTGCTGGAATTGTTCCACGGCCCGACACTGGCCTTCAAGGACTTCGCCATGCAGCTGATCGGTCAGCTGTTCCAGATCGCGCTTGCGCGCTCGGGTCAGCGGATCACCATTGTCGGCGCGACCAGCGGCGATACCGGCAGCGCCGCGATCGAGGCATTCCGTGGTCTGTCCAATGTGGATGTGTTCATCCTGTTCCCGCATGGCCGCGTGTCCGAGGTGCAGCGCCGCCAGATGACCACGCCCGATGATGCCAATGTGCATGCGCTGGCGATGGACGGACATTTCGACGATTGTCAGGCCCGGCTGAAGGATCTGTTCAATGACCATGCCTTCCGCGATCAGGTCGGGCTGGCGGGCGTGAACAGCATCAACTGGGGCCGGGTTCTGGCGCAGATCGTCTATTACGTCACCTCGGCTGTCAGCCTTGGCGCGCCATATCGCGAGGTTGATTTCACTGTGCCCACCGGCAATTTCGGTGACATTTTCGCAGGCTCGATTGCCCGTGCCATGGGCGTGCCGATCCGCCGTCTGGTCGTGGCAACCAATCAGAACGACATTCTGCACCGCGCGCTGACCACCGGCGAATATCGCATGGGCGAGGTGCATCCTTCGATCAGCCCCAGCATGGATATCCAGGTCAGCAGCAATTTCGAACGCGCGCTGTTCATGGCTTATGGCGGCGATGCGGGTGCGATCCGGCAGTTGATGGACGAGTTGAAGGCAGGTGGCTTCAGCATCAGTCAGGGCGCGCTGCAAGCCTTGCAGGATCAATACGCCTCGGGTCGGGTCAGCGAGGATGAAACCACCGCGATGATCCGCACCATCCGCGAGGAAACCGGCCAGATCATCTGCCCGCATACGGCCGTGGGCGTACAGGTCGCGCGCGATCATCTGGAACCGGGCGTGCCGATGATCACGCTGGCCACCGCGCATCCGGCGAAATTCCCCGATGCGGTCGAGGCTGCCATCGGCATTCGCCCCGACCTGCCGCCGCATATGGCGGATATTTTCGACTTGCCCGAACGTGTCACGCGGGTTGAAAACGACAACGATGCGCTTAAATCGCTGATCCTTGAACGGAGAATCGCGTGA